In Tenrec ecaudatus isolate mTenEca1 chromosome 4, mTenEca1.hap1, whole genome shotgun sequence, a single window of DNA contains:
- the GPR83 gene encoding G-protein coupled receptor 83, whose amino-acid sequence MVRNIEKNFVQQFRALDGRPRARAGFLDPAFAARRSFLSGVGAGRGRANRAIPARRVGAEACQSPSASPSPGGRGAREQHGAADIEKCPHRARVSPARAGPGGERVPRWAPGTGHRAAHSPEASLPQDSSAAGGRDHDCRVPGRSAPRKMLALVGLLGLLHSGQAAEERPGDNQSLEAAPAARNASHFFSWNNYTFSDWQNFVDRRRQEFQNPSVKALLIVAYSFIIVFSLFGNVLVCHVIFKNQRMHSATSLFIVNLAVADIMITLLNTPFTLVRFVNSTWVFGKGMCHVSRFAQYCSLHVSALTLTAIAVDRHQVIMHPLKPRISITKGIIYIAVIWIMATFFSLPHAICQKLFTFKYSEDIVRSLCLPDFPEPTDLFWKYLDLATFILLYILPLLIISVAYARVAKKLWLCNTIGDVTTEQYLALRRKKKKTIKMLMLVVVLFALCWFPLNCYVLLLSSKVIHTNNAIYFAFHWFAMSSTCYNPFIYCWLNENFRVELKALLSMCRTLPKPQEDRRPSPVPSFRVAWTEKSNGQRVPLVNNLPPSSHLQSGKTDRSSLEPIVTVS is encoded by the exons ATGGTGCGCAACATTGAGAAGAATTTTGTCCAGCAGTTCAGG GCGCTGGATGGGCGACCGAGGGCACGTGCGGGTTTTCTAGACCCCGCCTTTGCAGCCCGCCggagttttctttctggggtgggcgcggggcgggggcgggcgaaCCGCGCCATCCCGGCACGCAGGGTGGGGGCCGAGGCTTGTCAGAGCCCGAGCGCGTCCCCGTCGCCAGGAGGCAGAGGCGCTCGCGAGCAGCATGGTGCAGCAGATATAGAAAAGTGCCCACACCGAGCCCGAGTGAGCCCAGCGAGGGCCGGGCCAGGCGGCGAGCGCGTGCCCCGCTGGGCGCCTGGCACCGGGCACCGCGCTGCGCACAGCCCCGAAGCGTCCCTTCCCCAGGACAGCTCCGCAGCTGGCGGTCGCGATCACGACTGCAGGGTCCCGGGAAGGAGTGCCCCCCGCAAGATGCTGGCGCTGGTCGGGCTGCTCGGCCTCCTGCACTCGGGGCAAGCCGCCGAGGAGCGCCCCGGGGACAACCAGAGCCTGGAGGCGGCGCCGGCCGCGCGCAACGCCTCGCACTTCTTCTCCTGGAACAACTACACCTTCTCGGACTGGCAGAACTTTGTGGACAGGAGGCGGCAAGAGTTCCAGAACCCCTCGGTGAAAGCCCTGCTCATTGTGGCGTACTCCTTCATCATCGTCTTCTCACTCTTTGGGAACGTCCTGGTTTGTCATGTCATCTTCAAGAACCAGAGAATGCACTCGGCCACCAGCCTCTTCATCGTCAACCTGGCGGTGGCCGACATCATGATCACACTACTCAACACCCCCTTCACTTTG GTTCGATTTGTGAACAGCACGTGGGTGTTTGGGAAGGGCATGTGCCACGTCAGCCGCTTCGCCCAGTACTGCTCTCTGCACGTCTCCGCCCTGACACTGACGGCCATTGCTGTGGACCGCCATCAG GTTATTATGCATCCGCTGAAACCCCGGATCTCCATCACTAAAGGCATCATCTATATCGCTGTCATCTGGATCATGGCTACCTTCTTTTCTCTACCACATGCCATCTGCCagaaattgtttaccttcaaatacAG TGAGGACATTGTCCGCTCTCTATGCCTGCCAGACTTCCCTGAACCCACTGACCTCTTCTGGAAGTACCTGGACCTGGCCACCTTCATCCTGCTCTACATCCTGCCCCTCCTCATCATCTCCGTGGCCTACGCCCGAGTGGCCAAGAAGCTGTGGCTATGCAACACGATTGGTGACGTGACCACTGAGCAGTACCTTGCTCTGCGACGCAAGAAGAAGAAGACCATCAAAATGCTGATGCTGGTGGTGGTTCTTTTTGCTCTCTGCTGGTTTCCCCTTAACTGCTACGTCCTCCTCCTGTCCAGCAAGGTCATCCACACCAACAACGCTATCTACTTTGCCTTCCACTGGTTTGCCATGAGCAGTACCTGCTACAACCCTTTCATCTACTGCTGGCTCAACGAGAACTTCAGGGTTGAGCTGAAGGCGTTACTGAGCATGTGCCGAACGCTGCCCAAACCCCAGGAGGATAGGCGTCCCTCGCCGGTTCCTTCTTTCAGGGTGGCGTGGACAGAAAAGAGCAATGGCCAGCGGGTCCCACTTGTCAATAACCTCCCTCCGTCCTCTCACCTCCAGTCTGGGAAGACAGACCGCTCATCTttggagcccattgtgacagtGAGCTag